A stretch of Aedes aegypti strain LVP_AGWG chromosome 2, AaegL5.0 Primary Assembly, whole genome shotgun sequence DNA encodes these proteins:
- the LOC5575525 gene encoding beta-1,4-glucuronyltransferase 1 isoform X1, protein MFSNNKVAYKRLNVQRIPEKSIVLKLVIPLIVAFFVIFCIIGLLSPRPSNERWYEQSKDTQLLSNDSVLIETLKHLLNCKSVDAHSRIETRGNYYVLKNFISPKRPQECHDSITYTTHGDYRFLDNVVPLLDRWQGPLSLAVYAPGEEFGIAVESLRYLIYCDRQSYLVEEYAAVHLYFDFERMPPKQIQFYSDLLQTPLNCHSDNVTSTLPSLENPSNHTYPVNVGRNIARDAARTHFILASDIELYPNPGFIEMFLQMVAQPAYRYTLDMPSVYVLPVFEVDSYSSVPEDKIELLQMLKTGEAIMFHEKICPKCHTVPNYDEWLRVVKTDRTMDILSTAKREGRFDLWEPIYVGTKREPQYQERLNWEGKFDKMTQGYIMCVLGYNFHVLDNGFLVHKPGFKNVTEAARPELERAQRNFVEEVIFEELKILYGENKHCRL, encoded by the exons ATGTTCTCCAATAACAAGGTGGCCTACAAACGGCTTAACGTTCAGCGAATACCTGAAAAATCTATCGTCTTAAAACTAGTCATCCCCCTCATCGTTGCATTCTTTGTGATATTTTGCATCATAGGACTACTCTCTCCACGACCCTCCAATGAAAGATGGTACGAACAAAGTAAGGATACTCAACTACTTTCCAATGACTCCGTACTAATAGAAACGTTAAA acATCTCTTAAATTGCAAATCCGTAGATGCCCACTCCCGGATAGAGACGCGAGGCAATTACTATGTGCTGAAAAACTTCATTAGCCCCAAACGGCCACAGGAGTGCCATGACAGCATCACTTACACCACCCACGGGGATTATCGATTCCTGGACAATGTTGTTCCGCTTCTGGACCGATGGCAGGGTCCGCTCAGTTTGGCAGTTTACGCCCCGGGAGAGGAGTTCGGGATTGCCGTTGAATCGTTGCGGTATCTGATTTATTGCGACCGGCAGTCCTATCTGGTGGAGGAGTATGCGGCGGTGCACCTGTACTTTGATTTTGAGCGGATGCCGCCCAAAcag ATCCAATTCTACAGTGACCTTCTTCAGACACCGCTGAACTGCCACTCTGACAACGTGACATCCACTCTTCCATCACTTGAAAATCCTTCCAATCACACCTATCCAGTGAACGTCGGACGCAACATTGCCCGAGATGCCGCGCGAACGCATTTCATCCTGGCAAGTGACATCGAGCTCTACCCCAATCCGGGATTCATCGAAATGTTCCTACAAATGGTGGCCCAACCTGCGTATCGGTACACCCTGGACATGCCCAGTGTCTACGTTTTGCCCGTTTTCGAGGTAGATAGCTATTCGTCCGTTCCCGAAGACAAGATTGAACTGCTGCAAATGCTGAAAACCGGCGAAGCCATAATGTTCCACGAGAAGATCTGTCCCAAGTGCCACACGGTGCCCAACTACGATGAGTGGTTGAGAGTCGTCAAAACGGATCGAACGATGGACATTCTATCGACGGCTAAGCGTGAGGGACGTTTCGACCTCTGGGAACCCATTTACGTGGGAACCAAACGGGAGCCACAGTATCAGGAACGGTTGAACTGGGAGGGAAAATTCGACAAGATGACACAG GGCTACATCATGTGCGTGCTTGGATACAATTTCCACGTGCTGGACAATGGATTTCTGGTGCATAAGCCAGGTTTCAAAAACGTTACTGAAGCAGCTCGGCCGGAATTGGAGCGAGCGCAGAGAAATTTTGTCGAGGAAGTGATTTTTGAAGAGCTGAAGATTCTGTACGGCGAGAACAAGCACTGTCGTTTGTGA
- the LOC5575523 gene encoding protein obstructor-E, whose translation MALSRVLPAVTIVTVALFCIHANSQSCPDKNGRFPVSGECDAYIECVEGVPNRKLCPDGLLFNDKASLFSYPCQYPIDVDCGSRTRTQPAIPTEDCPHQFGYYKLGDRADCGRFMNCDNGRGHVLECPYGLAFNSATYQCDWPDLVEECDAAAYLGFSCPPQGELVAPVRFFRAPDNCQKYFICVNDSPRVNLCGPEQAFNELINACDGFENVTGCAF comes from the exons CAAACAGCCAATCATGCCCCGATAAGAATGGTCGATTCCCAGTGTCTGGCGAGTGTGATGCCTACATCGAATGTGTT GAAGGTGTCCCGAATCGTAAACTCTGCCCCGATGGACTACTGTTCAACGATAAAGCAAGTTTGTTCTCCTACCCGTGCCAGTACCCGATTGACGTAGACTGCGGCAGCCGAACACGAACCCAACCTGCTATTCCAACGGAAGACTGTCCCCATCAGTTCGGATACTACAAATTGGGTGATCGAGCAGATTGCGGTCGTTTTATGAACTGCGACAACGGCCGCGGACACGTCCTGGAATGTCCGTACGGTCTTGCTTTCAACAGTGCCACCTACCAGTGCGATTGGCCCGATCTGGTTGAGGAATGTGACGCAGCCGCCTACCTTGGGTTCAGTTGTCCACCCCAGGGAGAGCTCGTTGCTCCGGTAAGGTTCTTCCGGGCCCCGGACAACTGCCAGAAGTACTTCATCTGCGTTAACGACAGCCCACGAGTTAACCTCTGCGGACCGGAACAAGCCTTCAATGAACTCATCAACGCTTGCGACGGCTTCGAAAACGTCACCGGATGTGCTTTCTGA
- the LOC5575525 gene encoding beta-1,4-glucuronyltransferase 1 isoform X2 yields the protein MFSNNKVAYKRLNVQRIPEKSIVLKLVIPLIVAFFVIFCIIGLLSPRPSNERWYEQNAHSRIETRGNYYVLKNFISPKRPQECHDSITYTTHGDYRFLDNVVPLLDRWQGPLSLAVYAPGEEFGIAVESLRYLIYCDRQSYLVEEYAAVHLYFDFERMPPKQIQFYSDLLQTPLNCHSDNVTSTLPSLENPSNHTYPVNVGRNIARDAARTHFILASDIELYPNPGFIEMFLQMVAQPAYRYTLDMPSVYVLPVFEVDSYSSVPEDKIELLQMLKTGEAIMFHEKICPKCHTVPNYDEWLRVVKTDRTMDILSTAKREGRFDLWEPIYVGTKREPQYQERLNWEGKFDKMTQGYIMCVLGYNFHVLDNGFLVHKPGFKNVTEAARPELERAQRNFVEEVIFEELKILYGENKHCRL from the exons ATGTTCTCCAATAACAAGGTGGCCTACAAACGGCTTAACGTTCAGCGAATACCTGAAAAATCTATCGTCTTAAAACTAGTCATCCCCCTCATCGTTGCATTCTTTGTGATATTTTGCATCATAGGACTACTCTCTCCACGACCCTCCAATGAAAGATGGTACGAACAAA ATGCCCACTCCCGGATAGAGACGCGAGGCAATTACTATGTGCTGAAAAACTTCATTAGCCCCAAACGGCCACAGGAGTGCCATGACAGCATCACTTACACCACCCACGGGGATTATCGATTCCTGGACAATGTTGTTCCGCTTCTGGACCGATGGCAGGGTCCGCTCAGTTTGGCAGTTTACGCCCCGGGAGAGGAGTTCGGGATTGCCGTTGAATCGTTGCGGTATCTGATTTATTGCGACCGGCAGTCCTATCTGGTGGAGGAGTATGCGGCGGTGCACCTGTACTTTGATTTTGAGCGGATGCCGCCCAAAcag ATCCAATTCTACAGTGACCTTCTTCAGACACCGCTGAACTGCCACTCTGACAACGTGACATCCACTCTTCCATCACTTGAAAATCCTTCCAATCACACCTATCCAGTGAACGTCGGACGCAACATTGCCCGAGATGCCGCGCGAACGCATTTCATCCTGGCAAGTGACATCGAGCTCTACCCCAATCCGGGATTCATCGAAATGTTCCTACAAATGGTGGCCCAACCTGCGTATCGGTACACCCTGGACATGCCCAGTGTCTACGTTTTGCCCGTTTTCGAGGTAGATAGCTATTCGTCCGTTCCCGAAGACAAGATTGAACTGCTGCAAATGCTGAAAACCGGCGAAGCCATAATGTTCCACGAGAAGATCTGTCCCAAGTGCCACACGGTGCCCAACTACGATGAGTGGTTGAGAGTCGTCAAAACGGATCGAACGATGGACATTCTATCGACGGCTAAGCGTGAGGGACGTTTCGACCTCTGGGAACCCATTTACGTGGGAACCAAACGGGAGCCACAGTATCAGGAACGGTTGAACTGGGAGGGAAAATTCGACAAGATGACACAG GGCTACATCATGTGCGTGCTTGGATACAATTTCCACGTGCTGGACAATGGATTTCTGGTGCATAAGCCAGGTTTCAAAAACGTTACTGAAGCAGCTCGGCCGGAATTGGAGCGAGCGCAGAGAAATTTTGTCGAGGAAGTGATTTTTGAAGAGCTGAAGATTCTGTACGGCGAGAACAAGCACTGTCGTTTGTGA